A DNA window from Paenarthrobacter aurescens TC1 contains the following coding sequences:
- a CDS encoding ISAau1, transposase orfA (identified by match to protein family HMM PF01527), whose protein sequence is MARRHTPEQVIAKVRQGQKMLNEGRPLIEVVKELQVTEATWYRWLNQYGSEKNAEATKRTKELEKENARLKRLLAEKELAIDILNEVAKGKF, encoded by the coding sequence ATGGCACGTAGGCATACCCCCGAGCAGGTCATCGCGAAGGTCCGGCAGGGCCAGAAAATGCTCAATGAAGGACGGCCCCTCATCGAGGTCGTCAAGGAACTGCAGGTCACCGAGGCGACCTGGTACCGGTGGCTGAACCAGTACGGGTCCGAGAAGAACGCCGAGGCGACGAAACGGACCAAGGAGCTCGAGAAGGAGAACGCGAGGCTCAAGCGGCTGCTGGCCGAGAAAGAGCTAGCCATCGACATCCTGAACGAGGTGGCCAAGGGAAAATTCTGA
- a CDS encoding putative Lipoprotein — protein sequence MRKQLAITVALAAAFSLGACARGSGNEPAAGSVPTVKVGQESHGADDGHDHGADEHHGVPEVTWDPAAETKVKDTASKVMGLFARPDVPEAAWFSDLAPYLAPDYAEDARYIDPARVPIREVTDGPAISREAGNPRTVTASFSTDAGRWQVLLHRSGQQQSWLVTAISPQDPA from the coding sequence ATGCGCAAGCAACTGGCCATCACGGTAGCTTTGGCAGCAGCATTTTCCCTGGGCGCGTGCGCCAGGGGCTCCGGGAATGAACCGGCGGCAGGATCCGTCCCCACCGTGAAGGTCGGGCAGGAGAGCCACGGCGCCGACGACGGCCATGATCACGGCGCGGACGAACACCACGGTGTCCCGGAAGTGACCTGGGATCCCGCGGCGGAGACGAAGGTCAAGGACACGGCCAGCAAGGTCATGGGCCTGTTCGCCCGGCCCGACGTTCCGGAAGCGGCCTGGTTCTCCGACCTTGCCCCGTACCTCGCGCCGGACTACGCGGAGGATGCACGGTACATCGACCCGGCGCGGGTGCCGATCCGGGAAGTCACCGACGGTCCGGCAATCAGCAGGGAAGCCGGCAACCCGCGGACCGTCACTGCCTCGTTCTCAACGGATGCAGGGAGGTGGCAGGTGCTCCTGCACCGGTCCGGACAGCAGCAGTCTTGGCTGGTGACAGCCATCTCCCCACAAGACCCGGCCTAG
- a CDS encoding ISAau1, transposase orfB (identified by match to protein family HMM PF00665), with protein sequence MAMEKFGASERFACKVLGQNRSALRKKKPEMSFEETRLRADLRAVAQKHPAWGWKKARWHLRAQPQWQDVALNKKRVRRLWRDEGLVCKPKPKKKRRTGPDAGEQKRLKAEYPMHVISFDFQSDVTSCGRHIRFFNVIDECTRTALAIVPRRSFKASDVVAVLENIIAETGIEPAYVRCDNGPEFTAAALIEWCSTAGVKTAFIDPGSPWQNGFIESFNAQFRREQLSGEIIDTMAEAKYLADEWKDIYNHERPHGSLDGMTPSNYWNQWTADHQSAIA encoded by the coding sequence ATGGCGATGGAGAAGTTCGGGGCGTCGGAACGCTTTGCCTGCAAAGTGCTGGGGCAGAACCGCTCCGCCCTGCGCAAGAAGAAACCCGAAATGAGTTTCGAGGAAACACGGCTGCGCGCTGACCTGCGGGCAGTCGCGCAGAAACACCCGGCGTGGGGCTGGAAGAAGGCCCGCTGGCACCTGCGTGCCCAGCCGCAGTGGCAGGACGTGGCGCTGAACAAGAAGCGGGTACGCCGGCTCTGGCGCGACGAGGGACTGGTTTGTAAACCCAAGCCGAAGAAGAAGCGCCGGACCGGCCCGGACGCCGGGGAACAGAAGCGCCTGAAAGCCGAATACCCGATGCACGTGATCAGCTTCGACTTCCAGTCCGACGTCACCTCCTGCGGGCGCCACATCCGCTTCTTCAACGTCATCGACGAATGCACCCGCACGGCGCTGGCGATCGTGCCGCGGCGCTCGTTCAAGGCTTCCGACGTGGTCGCCGTGCTGGAGAACATCATCGCCGAAACCGGTATCGAACCGGCGTACGTGCGCTGCGACAACGGACCGGAATTCACCGCCGCCGCACTGATCGAATGGTGCAGCACAGCCGGTGTGAAGACCGCGTTCATCGACCCGGGATCGCCCTGGCAGAACGGGTTCATCGAATCATTCAACGCCCAATTCAGAAGGGAACAACTCTCCGGAGAAATCATCGACACCATGGCCGAAGCAAAGTACTTGGCCGACGAATGGAAAGACATCTACAATCATGAACGGCCCCACGGATCCCTGGATGGAATGACACCATCCAACTACTGGAATCAGTGGACCGCAGACCACCAATCAGCTATCGCATAG
- a CDS encoding M23 peptidase domain protein (identified by match to protein family HMM PF01551), whose product MNSNKGCIGLALLTPAFLAGFLVVILDGGNSPAQAAESCVAPAGVSEDGSAQAEGVPGFDDEQLKNAAAIMRAAKSLGLPVSAQLLGVQAAIGESTLRALDHGDGAGPDSRGLFQQRDNGAWGSYSDRMDPTISATNFFKALQRVEGWETLEPSRAINRVQRNADPNHYTQFRTQAAGLVRALGGEKAVGVDPSGTCPAAGNTVVGDLEGNWVHPLPGSTLTSGYGPRPTPAGTINLGNFHYGVDLSTPGTPGTIVAVTDMKIVKTRETDGAYGTGLTGQTTDGKLTIAMFHMEAGSVRVKEGDTVAAGTPLGTEGATGNVTGRHLHMEFFAGTPSNPTASVNPTVDPTPILKEKGIL is encoded by the coding sequence GTGAATTCGAACAAGGGCTGCATCGGTCTCGCTTTATTGACGCCGGCATTCCTGGCCGGGTTCTTAGTTGTTATCTTGGACGGCGGAAATTCTCCCGCACAGGCTGCTGAGTCCTGCGTTGCTCCCGCAGGCGTTTCCGAGGATGGATCAGCTCAAGCAGAGGGTGTCCCTGGCTTTGATGACGAGCAGTTGAAGAATGCGGCCGCGATTATGAGGGCGGCAAAGTCGCTGGGTCTTCCGGTCTCGGCCCAGTTGTTGGGGGTTCAAGCCGCGATCGGTGAATCCACGCTGAGGGCGCTTGACCATGGAGATGGTGCGGGGCCTGACTCTCGGGGCCTTTTCCAGCAGCGGGACAACGGCGCGTGGGGTTCTTACTCGGACCGCATGGATCCTACGATTTCCGCAACGAATTTCTTCAAGGCTTTGCAACGGGTGGAAGGTTGGGAAACTCTGGAGCCCAGCCGAGCGATTAACCGTGTGCAGCGCAACGCGGACCCGAATCACTACACGCAGTTCCGCACCCAGGCCGCAGGTCTGGTGAGGGCTCTCGGCGGGGAAAAGGCTGTCGGCGTTGATCCCAGCGGCACGTGCCCCGCGGCGGGAAATACCGTCGTCGGCGATCTGGAAGGCAATTGGGTCCACCCGCTTCCGGGCTCGACCTTGACGAGCGGATATGGCCCGCGCCCCACTCCGGCAGGGACCATCAATTTAGGCAATTTCCACTACGGCGTGGACCTCTCGACCCCAGGTACTCCGGGCACGATCGTAGCCGTGACGGATATGAAGATCGTCAAGACCAGGGAAACGGACGGTGCGTACGGCACCGGTCTGACCGGGCAGACCACGGATGGAAAGCTCACGATCGCTATGTTCCACATGGAGGCCGGCTCGGTACGGGTCAAGGAGGGGGACACCGTTGCTGCCGGTACGCCGCTGGGCACCGAGGGCGCGACAGGCAATGTCACCGGCAGGCACCTGCACATGGAGTTCTTCGCCGGGACACCGTCCAATCCCACGGCTTCGGTCAATCCCACCGTTGACCCGACCCCGATCCTGAAAGAGAAAGGCATTCTCTGA